aagaagaagaagaagaagcagtaGACTGAGAAGATCTTGATTCAAAGGCGGCATAGTGGGTTTCATCCACGGATAGAGGCTGAAAATTTGAAAGATAGTCGTCTCCCATTGCCATCATTTCAGGTCTAGAATCCCATGGAACAACAACAGGTGGAGACGGAGGAGCAGCCACGACCTCATCAAAATCCTTATCAGCCAATGACTCCCCAGCTTCCTCGTTTACAGCTTCATCACAATAGCTGTCCTCAAGAGCTGCGCCATCTCTCAAACCAGACCTTAAACTCCTAACCGGCAAGCCTAATGGCTGGTGCGCAACATGGACATCAAGACCATAATCTGGTCGAGCAACAACCACAACCTTAGATCTCCCTTGGTAATACTGCGAGTTCCAAGCTTGCACTTGACTGAACGACTCAGATTCTCTCTCATTCACTACAGCTAGAGAACCTCGAGCACTCACATTACTCTCATAACTCCTAAAATCACAAGAATCCTCGTCGAAAACAGAGGAAACAGGGAAGAAACTAGATACATACGACAAGGAAGACTGATCTACTACACGGCTCATCATCCTTGAATCAAGTGATGATTCAACACTCCTACGGCTAAACAAACCATAAGCGACAGCAATGCCGACGAAAAGGAGGTGAATCAGTTCCCAGAACTTGGTGAGCACAGTCTCGCTGCCGACGAACTCCGGAGCCTGAGAAGGGAACAACGGCAAGGCGAGGAGAAACAGAGTGAATAGGATAGGTTTATAAAAGAATCCTCCTTTCGACCGACGGGTGACAGACGGAGGCGCGGCGACGGAGCGACGCTTGGTGTACGGAGACGGCATTGAGATCTAGAGTGTGGGATTTGATTTGTTAGGGGATTCGAAGGGTATGTAAGGAGAGGAGACTTCGGGACGAGGTAAGAGACAGATCTAACATTAAAGCTGTTAAGACCAAAGAGTGTGTGAAAGTGAAACTCTATCTGCAACAGCTTCGAAGATCCTTGTCTGAAAGACCATTGCCTATATTTACACGAGTGCACGACGTCGTATCATGGTTCTTGGGTATTAAGAAACTATATGGGCCACGCCTGAAGGATTCAGAAGCTATATGGGCTACGACACTTTCGGTCATTCCTTAGATTGTTTATTTGGTTAgatttgtaaaaacaaattaaaaaaaaaaaaatcaaactgcggttaaactaaaataattataaaagtagtaaacagattaaaataataactttaaaaTGGTTTCAGGTTTGACGTGATTGAAATTGATTCGGTTGTGGTGTACTTTTGATTCAGTTTGATGACGTTGGTAGGTATATAATTCATAGAACCAATCTGCTTGGTTTTAACTGTCCACTTAATTCCTTAAAGTGAAACACCATTGGAGaagatttttttcattttctgatGTTTTCTCTCGAAATGATGCACCATTGGAAATAGTTTTACTGGAGTTAAGTTTCATCTACGTGATGGATGAACAGAAAAGAAACAACGGAGTTACATTTTTATTAGCGAGCAATGGGGATGTTAGATAAATTGAGATAATAGATGTGAATACCGGTTAGAAATTGCCTCCAAGTTATGTGTTTCTGTTCACATATACCGCTATTCACCTAAAGCATATGGAAGTTGGAATGAGTAAAATAGATGGATAATAGGACGTGCGGTGTAAAAAAGATGTAACTTCGCGATAGGATTATATTACACTTACCTTACAAGACGGTGTGACGACGAAGATACTACAACACGTCCCGCCGTGGAACTGCACGACTGATTCCAAATCTTGTTAAACAATGACTTTACATTGATGTAATATTTCCAGTTACAATCAAATTTGTCGACATGTACAGTCTTAGAAGTAATATCCTTTTAGCCATTAGATTGACGTACGTAGTCTTTCCAGGTTAATTCTATAAAGGCTGCTGTAATGTATTTCAATTAATTgtgatttataataattatcgattatatactgtaaaatataaattttgtagtAATTGCCATcgatatacaaaaataaaataaaataaataaattcgtACCAATTAGTCGTGTGAAACAAATAACTTCCTTGTGTAGTGATATCTTTCCTAGCAATTTCCTACTGTGGAATAAGACTCCACTAAAAGAGTCTAATtccttcaaaattttattacacgttcttaacaaaagaaaaactttcTTGTACGTTCTATTGCATGTATAAATTACCCCTCACATATAGACGCGCAGactacacataaaaaaaaaaaaaaaaaagagaaatggaGTCTGCTAAATCAAACATCAATGGCCACCAAAATGTCATCGTGATGCGTCACGGCGATCGGATGGACCGTTTTGAGCCACTCTGGGCTTCGACCGCTGAAAGACCGTGGGATCCGCCGCTCATTCACGACGGCAAGGTTCGAGCCTTTCATACCGGCCAAAGAATCAGTTCTCACGTTGCGTTTCCAATTCACCGTGTCTTTGTCTCTCCTTTCCTACGTTGCATCCAGACTGCTGTTGAAGTTGTCGCCGGTCTCTCCGCCGTCCCTTCCATTGATAACTCTAAGCTCAAGGTTAGGCACCATATCGCCCTAgctatacatatataaatatgaagtaTGTGTATCTACAAAGTATACGTGTAGGGCGGACCCACTTGACGAGGGATGGGTGATCAATTGACACTGGTAAAAATAACATACACAAGATTTGTAAGCTTGGTTCATTAGTATGTTGTAGCATAGTTGGTCTTAAATTCCCGCACTGAACCCCCAAATCAGGGTTCAATTTTTCCCAATAACACCTATGTCCCCAGTCTAATTTTCTGGTGGGTCCGCCACTACGTGTATGTAAGTTAAGATATATACACTCACATATTACGTGTACTTTTTGATTCAAGGAATCTAGATGCTAATGCCTTGTCTCGTCTGCTCCAGGTAGCTATAGAGTTTGGATTGTGCGAGATACTGAACTCATTGGCTATTAAGAGTAACGTTGCTCCCAAAGATGGGAAGTTTGATTTCAGCATTTCAGATCTTGAAGCTATGTTTCCTGAAGGAACAATGGACCATAATGTCGATATGGTTTATAAAGAGGTAACTCTAGATCTGACTTTTTAAATTCTTCATTTCTGAGTATAACTTGATATAGATATATTTGAATCATGATTCCATGTTGGGTCGGTGTAGTTGCCACAATGGGGAGAATCTGCGGAAGGCTTCAGGGAACGATATGTTAATACATTGAAAGTTCTTGCACAGAAGTATCCTTCTGAGAACTTGCTCTTAATCACTCATCGTAAGCAAAAATGATTATGgcatttttagtttaaaatcaaaaccaacatctCTCTAATCTTGAGAAACGTTTCTTTTAGGGGGAGGAGTAAGTACTATACTTTACAAGTACTTAAAAGACGCAACCAAGCGCTTGGTAAATTATTGTGGTTGTGTTGACTTGAGAAGAAGGGATGGGTTTGGTGAGTCTGTGGATTTCGAGGTGGTTACTAGTCATGGAGTGTCTTTCAGGGAACACAATGTTCCAATACATGACCCGGTAATAAGCCAATCTCCGGTTTAGCCGGTTTAATTCGGGGCAGAAACTCCAGCTGAAACTCCTCTGCTACTAGCCAAACACTTggtttactgttttttttttgctaaattataaatattatacgAAAATGTACGTTGAagtttacaagatttataaaaacaaattgtaTGACATCTATGCTTGATTACACGGCAAAAAAGTTAATGCACCGGAGGAAACAAGACAACGAGATGGTACTGTTCAAGTGTTCATGTAGGATTAATTAAAGACggtctttaaaaaaaagaccggtgacttttacatttttttttatcaaaagaccCGTgacttttataatttaaaaatatactgtTTTTATATGAGGGGTTCattttttgtagttttataatttaaataaatgaaaatataaataatattattaatgaaaCACATGTTTTAGTTCTTTACGTCATGTATAACTAGTACATCAAACGTAGGGAACGCCACCAACCACCATCAGAGCAGCAATGGCGTCATCTGCTAATTCCAATACCACCGATGAATACCAAAACATCTTGATGATGCGTCACGGTGATCGCATTGACAAGATCAACCCGCTCTGGCTCGATACAGCTTCGAGACCTTGGGACCCTCCGCTCGTTCAGGACGGTTTGGTTCGTGCGTTTCAAACTGGTCAACGGATCCGATCTCAGATCCAGTTTCCTATCCACAGGGTCTTCGTCTCTCCCTTCATCCGCTGTGTTCAGACCGCTTCAGAAGTTATCGCCGCTCTCTCCGCCGTTGACTTAAACCCTCACGCTACGTCGTCTAAAGACGTTATTTCCATGGATAAATCTAAGCTCAAGGTCAGATTCTGATCATCGTTGGTGCTTCTTGTCCTAATAAGGGTAGTTGTCTTGTCTGTATGGTATAAACTAGTTAAGGTGGTTGGTTCTTGTCTGCTTCAGGTGTCTATTGAGTTTGGTTTGAGTGAGATGCTGAACAGTATGGCTATTATGCCTGAGGTTGCTCCAAAAGATGGGAAGTTTGATTTCAAGATTTCAGATCTTGAAGCTATGTTTCCTGAGGGAATGGTGGATCATGACGTTGATCCTGTTTATAAAGAGGTAATCAATCTCTCTAGACCTTGTCTTGTTCTGTTTCTGtatgttattttctttgaaAGTATTTTGAGTATATAAGCTtgatgatcttcttcttctgagtGTGTCAATGTTGGTTGTGTTCAGATGCCAGAATGGGGAGAAACTGTGGAAGAATGTACAGAACGGTTTCTTGGTTTGGTGAAGACTCTGGCTGATAAGTACCCTTCAGAGAACTTGCTCTTAGTCACTCACGGTAAGCAAGGCATTCTTGGTTCTGTTATTGTACTGTACACACACACCTTTTGactttattagttttaaatctCTGCTTTGCTTCTCTTTTTGTTACTAAGATTTCAGTGTCCATGTAGCAAAGCTGTTCTGTGGTTGCACTAGAGCAAAAAGTCTATGATAATTAATCGGTTTATGTTCAATCTCTCTGTGCAGGGGAAGGAGTAAGGACTACATTTGCAACCTATAAAAAAGTAGATACGTACGACGTAGAGTACTGTGCGTGTGCTGAACTGAGAAGAAAGGTCTCGAGTCAAGACGGGTCTACTAAAGCTGGAGGCTTTGAGGTGATGACAAGTCTTGGTGAAGTTGGAATCAAGTACCATTCCTTGACCACCACAGCAGACAAATGATCATGTTCCCAACTCTCGAGTTGTGTCAGTGTCTCCAGAAGATCATCACGACATTGGAAAACCGAAATTAAACTAGATACTGGATATTAAGAACGAGTGATTCTAAActcaaataaaaagatttatCGTCTGTCATTTACAAATTGCTTTGCGCTAGCCAAgactttgtttttaatttatctcTCGAAGAATAATGACGTTTTTTGTCATCTATCTCAATATATTAAACCTGATCAGTAATATGATTGTCATGAAGGAAGGACCATAACTACAAGGTAGTCatgatttataaagaaaaataagtaATTTCGTGCTCGTGATCCTTTTGCAAAATAATCTGCTCAGAAATTTATGTTACGTGAGATTAAACAAAgactgaaacatcaaaaatgatcTTGTATAAACTCCTACGTTACTTCTTGATCTTGTATGGCTGTTTCGATATATTGTTACACTCTAACACTCTTTGATGGAATTTTCGGGGGAAGGAGTGGGAACAACATTATCCACGTTCTATGAAGATACAACTGTGTACGAAGTAGACTACTGTACTTATGTTGAACTGAGAAGAGAGGTCTCAAGTACAAAAGCAATTGAGTTATGGTCAAGCTGGAATCAGGTTTAGTCATGATCATGTCATAAGCCGAACACCGGTTTGGTCAGCTGTCTTCAGTTCTTCATATGTTTCTGTACTATTTGGTTTGTATTTGAGTTGCTTTTGTATGaattatatatgaaatatgttttCAAAGTTTGATTCAATCaaataagattttatatttCTGCCAACAAAAGAACATTAATAGAGAACAAGGATTATCATTACATAACAATGTATGTAATTAAGAGTGTTGCTTGTGAAGCACATCTGAAAACAAAGCTAGTTAGAGTCTGCGTCAATTAGACCTAAACACACACATGCAGTGGG
This Brassica napus cultivar Da-Ae chromosome C6, Da-Ae, whole genome shotgun sequence DNA region includes the following protein-coding sequences:
- the LOC106406815 gene encoding uncharacterized protein LOC106406815, giving the protein MESAKSNINGHQNVIVMRHGDRMDRFEPLWASTAERPWDPPLIHDGKVRAFHTGQRISSHVAFPIHRVFVSPFLRCIQTAVEVVAGLSAVPSIDNSKLKVAIEFGLCEILNSLAIKSNVAPKDGKFDFSISDLEAMFPEGTMDHNVDMVYKELPQWGESAEGFRERYVNTLKVLAQKYPSENLLLITHRGGVSTILYKYLKDATKRLVNYCGCVDLRRRDGFGESVDFEVVTSHGVSFREHNVPIHDPVISQSPV
- the LOC106406813 gene encoding uncharacterized protein LOC106406813, which translates into the protein MASSANSNTTDEYQNILMMRHGDRIDKINPLWLDTASRPWDPPLVQDGLVRAFQTGQRIRSQIQFPIHRVFVSPFIRCVQTASEVIAALSAVDLNPHATSSKDVISMDKSKLKVSIEFGLSEMLNSMAIMPEVAPKDGKFDFKISDLEAMFPEGMVDHDVDPVYKEMPEWGETVEECTERFLGLVKTLADKYPSENLLLVTHGEGVRTTFATYKKVDTYDVEYCACAELRRKVSSQDGSTKAGGFEVMTSLGEVGIKYHSLTTTADK